A part of Propioniciclava coleopterorum genomic DNA contains:
- the ligA gene encoding NAD-dependent DNA ligase LigA, whose amino-acid sequence MTDARARHAELAQLINDARFQYYVLDAPALTDAAFDAMMKELEALEEQIPELRTPDSPSQHVGGAVSATFAAVEHLVPMMSLDNAFSTAEVEKWYARLGGPAELLCEVKIDGLALDLVYRDGRLASAATRGDGRFGEDVTANVLTIADIPHTLPAGAPDLLEVRGEVFMPPSAFAALNESLLAAGKAPFANPRNSAAGSLRQKDPRVTASRRLRFFAHGIGASSGEPVTRQSDAYAQLAGWGLPISPYNAVVDGLPAALDYIATQEGRRHDLAHEMDGVVLKVDDLARQRDLGFTSRAPRWAIAFKYPPEEVNTKLLAIEVNTGRTGRVTPFGVMEPVVVAGSTVAMATLHNAHEVARKDVRPGDTVVLRKAGDVIPEILGPVLALRPEGLPAWVMPTHCPSCGTELVEVREGDKDLRCPNTRSCSSQLRERLFHLASRAALDIETLGFQAADALLASGIIADEGDLFALTEDDLARSDFFTRTDPKSKQRVLTANATKLLANLEAAKTRPWPKFLVALSIRHIGKGVAPIVARAFPSVEALGTASLEELAQVEGVGPTLAASVVEWFGVDWHRAIVDKWLAAGAVLADEPAEAGEALPATLAGLTVVVTGSVPGHTRESAQQAITDRGGKASGSVSGKTSVLVAGESGGSKFAKAESLGIPILAADQFEALLAEGAAAIERAAGAGQ is encoded by the coding sequence GTGACCGATGCCCGCGCCCGCCACGCCGAGTTGGCCCAGCTGATCAACGACGCCCGCTTCCAGTACTACGTGTTGGACGCGCCGGCGCTCACCGACGCCGCCTTCGACGCGATGATGAAGGAACTCGAAGCCCTCGAGGAGCAGATCCCCGAGCTGCGCACCCCCGACTCGCCCAGCCAGCACGTCGGCGGCGCGGTGTCGGCGACCTTCGCCGCCGTGGAGCACCTGGTGCCCATGATGAGCCTCGACAACGCCTTCTCCACCGCGGAGGTCGAGAAGTGGTACGCCCGGCTCGGCGGGCCGGCCGAGCTCCTGTGCGAGGTCAAGATCGACGGGCTGGCCCTCGACCTGGTCTACCGCGACGGCCGGCTCGCCAGCGCAGCCACCCGGGGCGACGGCCGCTTCGGCGAGGACGTGACCGCCAACGTGCTCACCATCGCCGACATCCCGCACACGCTGCCGGCGGGCGCGCCCGACCTGCTCGAGGTGCGCGGAGAGGTGTTCATGCCGCCCAGCGCGTTCGCGGCACTGAACGAGTCGCTGCTGGCCGCGGGCAAGGCGCCGTTCGCCAACCCGCGCAACTCCGCAGCCGGGTCGCTGCGGCAGAAGGACCCGCGCGTCACGGCGTCCCGCCGGCTGCGGTTCTTCGCCCACGGCATCGGCGCGAGCAGCGGCGAGCCGGTCACCCGCCAGTCGGACGCTTACGCGCAGCTCGCCGGGTGGGGCCTGCCGATCAGCCCCTACAACGCGGTGGTGGACGGCCTGCCCGCCGCGCTGGACTACATCGCCACCCAGGAGGGCCGCCGCCACGACCTGGCGCACGAGATGGACGGCGTCGTGCTGAAGGTCGACGACCTGGCCCGGCAGCGCGACCTCGGCTTCACCTCGCGCGCTCCCCGGTGGGCGATCGCCTTCAAGTACCCGCCCGAGGAGGTCAACACCAAGCTGCTGGCCATCGAGGTGAACACCGGCCGCACCGGCCGCGTCACGCCGTTCGGCGTGATGGAGCCGGTCGTGGTGGCCGGCTCGACGGTGGCGATGGCGACGCTGCACAACGCGCACGAGGTGGCCCGCAAGGACGTGCGCCCCGGCGACACCGTCGTGCTGCGCAAGGCCGGCGACGTGATCCCCGAGATCCTCGGGCCGGTGCTCGCGCTGCGTCCCGAGGGCCTGCCCGCCTGGGTGATGCCGACGCACTGCCCCAGCTGCGGCACCGAGCTCGTCGAGGTGCGCGAGGGCGACAAGGACCTGCGCTGCCCCAACACCCGCAGCTGCTCCAGCCAGCTCCGCGAGCGCCTGTTCCACCTCGCCTCCCGCGCCGCGCTCGACATCGAGACGCTCGGCTTCCAGGCGGCCGACGCGCTGTTGGCGTCCGGCATCATCGCCGACGAGGGCGACCTCTTCGCGCTGACCGAGGACGACCTGGCCCGCAGCGACTTCTTCACCCGCACCGACCCGAAGTCCAAGCAGCGCGTCCTGACCGCGAACGCCACCAAGCTGCTGGCCAACCTCGAGGCCGCCAAGACGCGGCCGTGGCCGAAGTTCCTGGTGGCGCTGTCGATCCGCCACATCGGCAAGGGGGTGGCGCCCATCGTCGCGCGCGCCTTCCCCAGCGTCGAGGCGCTGGGCACGGCCTCGCTGGAGGAACTGGCGCAGGTCGAGGGCGTCGGCCCGACGCTGGCCGCGTCCGTCGTGGAGTGGTTCGGGGTGGACTGGCACCGGGCCATCGTGGACAAGTGGCTCGCGGCGGGCGCGGTGCTGGCCGACGAGCCGGCCGAGGCGGGCGAGGCGCTGCCGGCCACCTTGGCCGGCCTGACCGTCGTGGTGACCGGCTCGGTGCCCGGCCACACCCGCGAGTCGGCGCAGCAGGCGATCACCGACCGCGGCGGGAAGGCGTCCGGCTCGGTCTCGGGCAAGACGTCGGTGCTGGTGGCGGGGGAGTCGGGCGGCTCCAAGTTCGCCAAGGCGGAGAGCCTGGGCATCCCGATCCTGGCCGCGGACCAGTTCGAGGCGCTGCTGGCCGAGGGCGCGGCGGCCATCGAGCGGGCCGCCGGCGCGGGTCAGTAG
- the mnmA gene encoding tRNA 2-thiouridine(34) synthase MnmA yields the protein MRVLVAMSGGVDSSVAAARMVADGHEVVGVHLALNRNPQTYRSGARGCCSLEDSLDARRVADTLGIPFYVWDLSERFAADVVDDFVAEYAAGRTPNPCLRCNEKIKFAAVLERGLALGFDAVATGHYARLDRAGDDVALRRAADAAKDQSYVLGVLTQDQLRRSLFPLYGTVKADVRAEAEALGLRTASKPDSHDICFIADGDTAGFLTRELGERDGLILDAAGAVVGTHTGHHQFTVGQRRGLRLGVPAADGQPRYVLGISPVDNTVTVGPHERLAVSRIEGIRPSWAVPEPRLGAWRGLVQVRAHGEPMPATITAAPASVTIELDALAFGIAPGQAAVAYDGDLVVGASTIAAAA from the coding sequence ATGCGGGTGCTGGTGGCGATGTCCGGAGGGGTGGACTCCTCCGTCGCGGCCGCGCGCATGGTGGCCGATGGCCACGAGGTCGTCGGGGTGCACCTCGCGCTGAACCGCAACCCGCAGACGTACCGCTCGGGCGCGCGCGGCTGCTGCTCGCTGGAGGACTCCCTGGACGCCCGCCGCGTCGCCGACACCCTCGGCATCCCGTTCTACGTGTGGGACCTGTCCGAGCGGTTCGCCGCCGACGTCGTCGACGACTTCGTGGCCGAGTACGCGGCCGGGCGCACCCCGAACCCGTGCCTGCGCTGCAACGAGAAGATCAAGTTCGCCGCCGTCCTGGAGCGCGGGCTCGCGCTGGGCTTCGACGCGGTCGCCACCGGCCACTACGCCCGGCTGGACCGCGCCGGCGACGACGTCGCGCTGCGGCGGGCCGCGGATGCCGCCAAGGACCAGAGCTACGTGCTGGGCGTCCTCACCCAGGACCAGCTGCGGCGCTCGCTGTTCCCGCTGTACGGCACCGTCAAGGCCGACGTCCGCGCCGAGGCCGAGGCGCTCGGGCTGCGGACGGCGTCCAAGCCGGACAGCCACGACATCTGCTTCATCGCCGACGGCGACACCGCCGGCTTCCTCACCCGCGAGCTGGGGGAGCGCGACGGGCTCATCCTGGACGCCGCCGGCGCGGTCGTCGGCACGCACACCGGGCACCACCAGTTCACGGTCGGGCAGCGCCGCGGCCTGCGCCTGGGCGTCCCCGCGGCCGACGGGCAGCCCCGCTACGTGCTGGGCATCTCCCCGGTCGACAACACGGTCACCGTCGGCCCGCACGAGCGGCTGGCGGTCTCCCGCATCGAGGGCATCCGCCCGAGCTGGGCGGTGCCCGAGCCCCGGCTGGGCGCCTGGCGCGGGCTCGTGCAGGTCCGCGCGCACGGCGAGCCGATGCCCGCCACGATCACCGCCGCCCCCGCGTCGGTGACGATCGAGCTCGATGCGCTCGCGTTCGGCATCGCGCCCGGCCAGGCCGCGGTCGCCTACGACGGCGACCTGGTGGTCGGCGCCAGCACCATCGCGGCGGCCGCCTGA
- a CDS encoding cysteine desulfurase family protein, with product MGAGRQPRFPARRGRRAHALLEDAREQLADALGAHPTEVVFTSGGTEADNLAVLGGAARGADAGRPRVAVSSVEHPAVFEAAASLGGRRTILPVDEDGVVTPSALGALDDTMAWASLMWVNNETGTIQPIDAFVAACRRAGVRAHSDAVQALGHLPLAFDDSGLDALTVTAHKVGGPVGVGALVARRDAPLAPVGHGGGQERALRSGTVPVALALGFAAAAAEAVGRAEAENARLEALRARIAAGVEAIPGTRLNGGAEVGPAITHVTFDGVRADDLLLLLDAAGIDASTGSACTAGVHRPSEVLLAMGRTEAQASASLRFSLGWTSTDADVDALLAALPDAVARARAASA from the coding sequence CTGGGAGCTGGCCGGCAACCCCGCTTCCCAGCACGCCGGGGGCGCCGGGCGCACGCGCTGCTCGAGGACGCCCGCGAACAACTCGCCGACGCCCTGGGCGCGCACCCGACCGAGGTCGTGTTCACCTCCGGGGGCACCGAGGCCGACAACCTCGCCGTCCTGGGCGGCGCGGCCCGGGGCGCGGACGCCGGCCGGCCCCGGGTGGCGGTCTCGTCCGTGGAGCACCCCGCCGTCTTCGAGGCCGCCGCTTCCCTGGGCGGGCGGCGGACGATCCTCCCGGTGGACGAGGACGGCGTGGTCACACCGTCGGCGCTGGGCGCGCTCGACGACACGATGGCCTGGGCGTCGCTGATGTGGGTCAACAACGAGACGGGCACGATCCAGCCGATCGACGCGTTCGTGGCGGCGTGCCGCCGCGCCGGCGTCCGGGCGCACAGCGACGCCGTCCAGGCGCTGGGCCACCTCCCGCTCGCGTTCGACGACTCCGGGCTCGACGCGCTGACCGTCACCGCCCACAAGGTCGGCGGGCCCGTCGGCGTCGGGGCCCTGGTGGCGCGCCGCGACGCCCCGCTCGCGCCGGTCGGGCACGGCGGCGGCCAGGAGCGCGCGCTGCGCTCGGGCACCGTCCCGGTCGCGCTCGCCCTGGGGTTCGCCGCCGCCGCGGCCGAGGCGGTCGGGCGGGCCGAGGCCGAGAACGCGCGGCTGGAGGCCCTGCGGGCCCGGATCGCGGCCGGGGTCGAGGCGATCCCCGGGACGCGCCTCAATGGCGGCGCAGAGGTCGGGCCCGCGATCACCCACGTGACGTTCGACGGCGTCCGCGCCGACGACCTCCTCCTGCTGCTGGACGCCGCGGGCATCGACGCGTCCACCGGGTCGGCCTGCACCGCGGGCGTCCACCGGCCCAGCGAGGTGCTGCTGGCCATGGGGCGTACCGAGGCGCAGGCCTCGGCGTCCCTGCGCTTCTCCCTGGGTTGGACGAGCACAGACGCCGACGTGGACGCCCTCCTGGCCGCCCTGCCCGACGCCGTGGCGCGGGCGCGGGCGGCGTCCGCGTAG
- the glgX gene encoding glycogen debranching protein GlgX, whose protein sequence is MTTPLTHPVDSSVLGARVRDGGTRFSLWAPRAHRVELALVDADRRQTNHDLTRNPDGVWTLFVPGVGDGQRYGYRVHGTWSPVTGERFNPAKLLVDPYARAITGGVDYSGPISDHTPESNYLPDPRDSFASVPLSVVVADTPPPRPLARRPRPEELVVYETHVKGYTQLHPAVPEHLRGTYGGMAYPAVVEHLTDLGVNAVEFLPVQHFVSEPFAVGRGLVNYWGYNTLGFFAPHAPYSSSGTVGEQVREFKEMVSALHDAGIAVILDVVYNHTAEGGHDGPTLSFRGIDHAGYYRLTSDLRNDYDVTGCGNAVDTAKDGVLDLVLDSLRYWVAEMGVDGFRFDLCTTLIRDSQHHVTQDHAFKQALAQDPVLSQAIMITEPWDLGPYGYQLGRWGRDWSEWNDRFRGFTRDFWRGAIHGVEELATRLAGSADIFDHDGRAATSSVNFVTAHDGFTLRDVVTYDLKHNESNGERNRDGADDNRSWNHGFEGETDDERINAARHRTMRNMTATLLLSTGMPMLLAGDEMGRTQQGNNNAYCQDSPISWVNWSQAEDWSDQWELTQTLLRLRAAHPVLRPARFRSRQEVIGEDGRGLGRTESAWFNEHGGEMTIADWHQGGRRALGMYLSDAREAFLVFVNAGDDLDVTLPGAPWATDYAIAAHTGAPDDFDRSRLAPGEVLAVPAQTVVVLQASVPSRRSTPLPSTTGV, encoded by the coding sequence GTGACCACGCCCCTCACTCACCCGGTGGACTCGTCCGTGCTGGGGGCACGGGTCCGAGACGGGGGGACGCGCTTCTCGCTGTGGGCCCCGCGCGCGCACCGCGTCGAACTCGCGCTGGTGGACGCCGACCGGCGCCAGACCAACCACGACCTGACCCGCAACCCCGACGGCGTGTGGACGCTGTTCGTGCCCGGGGTGGGCGACGGGCAGCGCTACGGCTACCGCGTCCACGGGACGTGGAGCCCCGTCACCGGCGAGCGGTTCAACCCCGCCAAGCTGCTGGTCGACCCCTACGCCCGCGCCATCACCGGAGGCGTCGACTACTCGGGTCCGATCAGCGATCACACCCCGGAGTCGAACTACCTGCCCGACCCGCGCGACTCCTTCGCGTCGGTGCCGCTGAGCGTCGTCGTCGCCGACACCCCGCCGCCCCGGCCGCTGGCGCGTCGGCCGCGCCCCGAGGAACTCGTGGTCTACGAGACCCACGTGAAGGGCTACACCCAGCTGCACCCGGCGGTCCCCGAGCACCTGCGCGGCACCTACGGCGGCATGGCGTACCCGGCCGTCGTCGAGCACCTGACCGACCTGGGCGTCAACGCCGTGGAGTTCCTGCCCGTCCAGCACTTCGTGTCCGAGCCGTTCGCCGTCGGCCGCGGCCTGGTCAACTACTGGGGCTACAACACGCTGGGATTCTTCGCCCCGCACGCCCCCTACTCGAGCAGCGGCACCGTCGGCGAGCAGGTGCGCGAGTTCAAGGAGATGGTCTCGGCGCTGCACGACGCCGGGATCGCCGTCATCCTCGACGTGGTCTACAACCACACCGCCGAGGGCGGCCACGACGGCCCCACGCTCAGCTTCCGCGGCATCGACCACGCGGGCTACTACCGGCTGACCTCCGACCTGCGCAACGACTACGACGTCACCGGGTGCGGCAACGCGGTCGACACCGCCAAGGACGGCGTCCTGGATCTGGTGCTGGACTCGTTGCGCTACTGGGTGGCCGAGATGGGCGTGGACGGCTTCCGGTTCGACCTGTGCACCACGCTCATCCGCGACTCCCAGCACCACGTCACCCAGGACCACGCCTTCAAACAAGCGCTGGCCCAGGACCCGGTGCTGTCGCAGGCCATCATGATCACCGAGCCGTGGGACCTGGGCCCCTACGGCTACCAGCTCGGCCGCTGGGGCCGGGACTGGAGCGAGTGGAACGACCGGTTCCGCGGCTTCACCCGTGACTTCTGGCGGGGGGCGATCCACGGGGTCGAGGAACTCGCGACCCGCCTGGCCGGTTCGGCTGACATCTTCGACCACGACGGCCGCGCGGCCACGAGCTCGGTGAACTTCGTGACCGCGCACGACGGCTTCACCCTGCGCGACGTCGTCACCTACGACCTCAAGCACAACGAGTCCAACGGCGAGCGGAACCGCGACGGGGCCGACGACAACCGCTCGTGGAACCACGGCTTCGAGGGCGAGACCGACGATGAGCGGATCAACGCGGCCCGCCACCGCACGATGCGGAACATGACCGCGACGCTGCTGCTGTCGACGGGGATGCCGATGCTGCTGGCCGGCGACGAGATGGGCCGCACCCAGCAGGGCAACAACAACGCCTACTGCCAGGACTCCCCCATCTCGTGGGTCAACTGGTCCCAGGCCGAGGACTGGTCCGACCAGTGGGAGCTCACCCAGACGCTGCTGCGGCTGCGCGCCGCGCACCCGGTGCTGCGGCCGGCCCGGTTCCGGTCCCGGCAGGAGGTCATCGGCGAGGACGGCCGCGGCCTGGGCCGCACCGAGTCGGCCTGGTTCAACGAGCACGGCGGCGAGATGACGATCGCCGACTGGCACCAGGGCGGACGCCGCGCGCTCGGCATGTACCTGTCCGACGCCCGGGAGGCCTTCCTGGTGTTCGTCAACGCCGGGGACGACCTCGACGTCACGCTGCCCGGGGCGCCCTGGGCGACCGACTACGCGATCGCGGCCCACACCGGCGCGCCGGACGACTTCGACCGGTCCCGGCTCGCGCCCGGCGAGGTGCTGGCCGTGCCGGCCCAGACGGTCGTGGTGCTGCAGGCGTCGGTGCCCAGCAGGCGGTCGACACCCCTGCCTTCGACCACGGGGGTCTAG
- a CDS encoding alpha-1,4-glucan--maltose-1-phosphate maltosyltransferase, translated as MTSRRKPQSPSAPEPVQPAAETPPAPTPSAVPHPPLPKPPAGSPVAVPRPPASAPAAAAQAATPTAPLEVDLDPVTTVVRGIGRIPVLKVEPVIEGGAYAAKAVVGENVPIRAKVFREGHDAVNASVILTDPRGNETRHDMTPLEPRGLDPWEAWVRPDSEGLWTFRVEGWSDPWGTWLHNAEAKLPAGVDVELVCLEGRDLLERTARAAEEAGDPVQASILRATAQLLIPERPAEDLLDVADAPGLSRAMAAYGPRELVSPTADFPLFVDRVRALYASWYEFFPRSEGARYDAATDTWASGTFETAARRLEAIADMGFNVVYLPPIHPIGHAFKKGKNNTLDAHADDPGSPWAIGNADGGHDAINPDLGDFASFDAFVAKANALGMEVALDFALQASPDHPWVQEHPEWFTTRIDGTIAYAENPPKKYQDIYPINFDNDPEGIYNEVLRILKLWIGHGVKIFRVDNPHTKPVQFWAWIFAQLRRTDPDVLFFAEAFTTPEMMHALGKVGFQSSYTYFTWRVTKEEITEYMLELSEEMADFYRPNFFVNTPDINPFHLQSGNPAIFAIRAILAATLSPAWGVYSGFELFEHEPLAAGREEYLDSEKYEFRPRDYTAEPNLNMLLGTLNAIRDRHPALQQLRQIHFHTALNDRVIAYSKSDGDDHVLCIVSLDPDNTVETEVHLDLPALGLKVGDALPVRDELTGTTFTWGARNFVRLTPSQPAHVLAVQ; from the coding sequence GTGACCTCGCGACGCAAGCCCCAGTCCCCATCCGCACCGGAGCCCGTCCAGCCGGCCGCCGAGACACCCCCGGCGCCGACGCCGTCGGCCGTGCCCCACCCGCCGCTCCCCAAGCCCCCGGCGGGCTCCCCCGTGGCGGTCCCGCGGCCCCCGGCGTCCGCCCCCGCGGCCGCCGCCCAGGCCGCGACGCCGACCGCCCCGCTCGAGGTGGACCTCGACCCGGTGACGACGGTCGTGCGCGGCATCGGCCGGATCCCCGTGCTGAAGGTCGAGCCCGTCATCGAGGGCGGCGCCTACGCCGCGAAGGCGGTCGTCGGCGAGAACGTCCCGATCCGGGCCAAGGTGTTCCGGGAGGGCCACGACGCCGTCAACGCCTCGGTGATCCTCACCGACCCCCGGGGCAACGAGACCCGCCACGACATGACCCCGCTCGAGCCGCGCGGCCTGGACCCGTGGGAGGCCTGGGTCCGCCCCGACTCCGAGGGCCTGTGGACGTTCCGCGTCGAGGGCTGGTCCGACCCGTGGGGCACCTGGCTGCACAACGCCGAGGCCAAGCTGCCCGCCGGCGTCGACGTCGAGCTGGTGTGCCTGGAGGGCCGCGACCTGCTGGAGCGCACCGCACGCGCGGCCGAGGAGGCCGGCGACCCTGTGCAGGCGTCCATCCTGCGCGCCACCGCGCAGCTGCTGATCCCCGAGCGTCCCGCCGAGGACCTGCTCGACGTCGCCGACGCCCCCGGGCTGTCCCGGGCGATGGCCGCCTACGGCCCCCGCGAGCTCGTCTCCCCGACCGCCGACTTCCCGCTGTTCGTCGACCGGGTGCGCGCCCTGTACGCGTCCTGGTACGAGTTCTTCCCGCGCTCGGAGGGCGCCCGTTACGACGCCGCCACCGACACCTGGGCGTCCGGCACGTTCGAGACGGCCGCCCGGCGCCTCGAGGCGATCGCCGACATGGGCTTCAACGTGGTGTACCTGCCGCCGATCCACCCGATCGGACACGCGTTCAAGAAGGGCAAGAACAACACCCTGGACGCCCACGCCGACGACCCGGGCTCGCCCTGGGCGATCGGCAACGCCGATGGCGGCCACGACGCGATCAACCCCGACCTGGGCGACTTCGCCTCCTTCGACGCCTTCGTCGCCAAGGCCAACGCGCTGGGCATGGAGGTGGCGCTCGACTTCGCGCTGCAGGCCTCGCCCGACCACCCGTGGGTGCAGGAGCACCCCGAGTGGTTCACCACGCGGATCGACGGCACGATCGCGTACGCGGAGAACCCGCCGAAGAAGTACCAGGACATCTACCCGATCAACTTCGACAACGACCCCGAGGGCATCTACAACGAGGTGCTGCGGATCCTGAAGCTGTGGATCGGCCACGGGGTCAAGATCTTCCGCGTCGACAACCCGCACACCAAGCCGGTGCAGTTCTGGGCCTGGATCTTCGCCCAGCTGCGCAGAACCGACCCCGACGTGCTGTTCTTCGCCGAGGCCTTCACCACTCCGGAGATGATGCACGCCCTGGGCAAGGTCGGCTTCCAGTCCAGCTACACCTACTTCACGTGGCGGGTGACGAAGGAGGAGATCACCGAGTACATGCTCGAACTCTCCGAGGAGATGGCCGACTTCTACCGGCCGAACTTCTTCGTCAACACCCCCGACATCAACCCGTTCCACCTGCAGTCGGGCAACCCGGCGATCTTCGCGATCCGGGCCATCCTGGCGGCGACGCTGTCGCCGGCGTGGGGCGTCTACTCCGGCTTCGAGCTGTTCGAGCACGAGCCGCTGGCGGCCGGCCGCGAGGAGTACCTCGACTCGGAGAAGTACGAGTTCCGACCGCGCGACTACACCGCCGAGCCGAACCTCAACATGCTGCTCGGGACGCTGAATGCGATCCGCGACCGGCACCCCGCGCTGCAGCAGCTGCGACAGATCCACTTCCACACGGCCCTGAACGATCGGGTCATCGCCTACTCGAAGTCCGACGGCGACGACCACGTGCTGTGCATCGTGTCCCTGGATCCCGACAACACCGTCGAGACCGAGGTGCACCTGGACCTGCCCGCCCTGGGCCTCAAGGTCGGGGACGCGCTGCCGGTCCGCGACGAGCTGACGGGCACCACGTTCACGTGGGGCGCGCGGAACTTCGTCCGGCTCACGCCCTCCCAGCCGGCGCACGTCCTGGCGGTGCAGTGA